From Cydia splendana chromosome 12, ilCydSple1.2, whole genome shotgun sequence, a single genomic window includes:
- the LOC134795278 gene encoding prolactin-releasing peptide receptor-like: MTEWSTEPSYNDNFTESANASRPPDPIEDKAIQAVFCTAYTLIFIIGIFGNALVCYAVIRNRAMQTVTNLFITNLALSDILLCVFAVPFTPLYTFLGRWVFGGLLCHIMPYAQGCSVYISTLTLTSIAIDRFFVIIYPFKPRMKINTCIALIIGIWVFALTVTFPYGYYMGLEYNPEAEESERDNAYCVEKWPSDQIRKAFGAITTIMQFVLPFTIMAFCYTCVSVKLNDRLKSRPGSKNSKKEDAERERKRRTNRMLIAMVAIFGLSWLPLNLTNISSDFYSLTEHWRYYMVLFFFAHFIAMSSTCYNPFLYAWLNDNFRKEFKQILPCLAVLVKKPKRKCNASERTDMFRSEKTCNGNENTIQESLLSTVNKMPSVRYKMEFEDKMKVYEDDENISPDEKPEDNPSPSEDCVNMYMFVDKTVTTSDKEPIVSAL; this comes from the coding sequence ATGACCGAATGGAGTACTGAACCGTCTTACAATGACAATTTCACAGAAAGCGCAAACGCTTCTCGTCCACCAGACCCTATCGAAGATAAAGCTATCCAAGCAGTTTTCTGCACGGCGTACACTCTAATCTTCATCATAGGAATCTTCGGAAATGCTCTCGTGTGCTATGCTGTCATTAGAAACCGAGCCATGCAAACGGTCACTAATCTCTTCATCACGAACCTAGCTTTGTCAGACATATTACTATGCGTATTTGCTGTGCCATTTACACCCCTCTACACCTTCCTAGGCAGATGGGTGTTTGGCGGTCTGCTATGCCATATCATGCCTTATGCTCAAGGCTGTAGCGTTTATATTTCCACTCTCACTTTAACTTCCATAGCCATAGATAGATTCTTCGTGATAATATACCCATTTAAACCGCGAATGAAGATTAACACCTGTATTGCATTGATCATTGGAATATGGGTGTTCGCTTTAACAGTAACATTCCCATATGGCTACTATATGGGTTTAGAATATAATCCAGAAGCCGAAGAAAGCGAGAGAGATAATGCTTATTGCGTGGAGAAATGGCCTTCAGATCAAATTCGGAAAGCATTTGGCGCCATTACGACTATAATGCAATTTGTGTTACCTTTTACCATCATGGCGTTTTGTTATACATGCGTTAGTGTTAAATTAAATGATAGGTTAAAATCAAGACCAGGGAGTAAGAATAGTAAGAAGGAAGATGCTGAAAGAGAAAGGAAAAGAAGAACGAATAGAATGTTAATAGCAATGGTAGCTATCTTTGGTCTGTCTTGGCTACCGTTGAATCTAACAAATATAAGCAGTGATTTCTACTCATTGACAGAGCATTGGAGATACTATATGGTATTATTCTTCTTTGCACATTTCATAGCAATGTCCTCCACGTGCTATAATCCTTTCCTTTACGCTTGGTTGAACGATAACTTCCGGAAAGAGTTTAAGCAAATTCTTCCCTGTTTGGCAGTTTTAGTTAAGAAACCTAAAAGAAAATGCAACGCATCTGAGAGAACAGATATGTTTCGATCCGAAAAGACTTGCAACGGTAATGAGAACACGATACAAGAATCTTTGTTGTCAACTGTAAATAAAATGCCTTCAGTTAGATATAAAATGGAGTTCGAAGATAAGATGAAAGTGTATGAGGACGATGAAAATATAAGTCCTGATGAGAAACCGGAGGACAATCCGAGTCCGAGTGAAGACTGTGTTAATATGTACATGTTTGTAGATAAAACTGTAACTACTTCGGATAAGGAGCCCATCGTGTCAGCGTTGTAG